From Actinoplanes oblitus, a single genomic window includes:
- a CDS encoding type III secretion system chaperone family protein, which produces MPWWSWRPGSAAGNEPDTGGEVAVQGTVRVGVPAQREPSRTAAPSELPAAGSSDLVEPVSLTRIGKALDLLDIRFLADGGGSLLAMWERHAVLFTLEGPDDEILVMRARPHATVPPDWADRAYRVVNEWNHTRRFCKAYVGDPTERGQLPIYAELQVPLAAGAHDTLLVELLDCGAAVATSFVDWLHDEGALL; this is translated from the coding sequence ATGCCGTGGTGGTCATGGCGTCCAGGATCGGCAGCGGGTAACGAGCCGGATACCGGTGGCGAAGTGGCGGTGCAGGGCACCGTCCGCGTCGGTGTCCCGGCTCAGCGCGAGCCGAGCCGGACCGCCGCTCCGTCCGAACTGCCTGCGGCCGGATCGTCCGATCTGGTCGAGCCGGTGTCGCTCACGCGCATCGGCAAAGCGCTCGACCTGCTCGACATCCGGTTCCTCGCCGACGGCGGCGGCAGCCTGCTCGCCATGTGGGAGCGGCACGCGGTGCTGTTCACCCTGGAGGGTCCGGACGACGAGATCCTGGTGATGCGGGCGCGTCCGCACGCGACGGTGCCACCGGACTGGGCCGACCGGGCGTACCGGGTGGTCAACGAGTGGAACCACACCCGGCGCTTCTGCAAGGCCTACGTGGGTGACCCGACCGAGCGCGGCCAGCTGCCGATCTATGCGGAGCTGCAGGTGCCGCTCGCCGCCGGGGCCCACGACACCCTGCTGGTGGAGCTGCTGGACTGCGGTGCCGCCGTCGCCACGTCGTTCGTCGACTGGCTCCACGACGAGGGCGCCCTGCTGTAA
- the ettA gene encoding energy-dependent translational throttle protein EttA, whose translation MAQFIYVLEKARKAHGDKVVLDNVTLNFLPGAKIGVVGPNGAGKSTLLKVMAGLETLSNGDAKLMPGYTVGMLAQEPPLNDAKTVLGNIEEAVAETKAKLERFNKIAEQMATDYSDELMEEMGKLQEQLDHADAWDIDSQLELAMDALRCPPPDADVTQLSGGERRRVALCKLLLEAPDLLLLDEPTNHLDAESVHWLEQHLAKYAGTVIAITHDRYFLDNVAGWILELDRGRAYPYEGNYSTYLEKKAQRLAVEGRKDAKLKKRLTEELEWVRSNAKARQTKSKSRLDRYEEMAAEAEKTRKLDFEEIQIPPGPRLGNTVIEVSDLVKGFDGRTLIDHLSFSLPRNGIVGIIGPNGVGKTTLFKTIVGLEQPDEGSVRIGETVKLSYVDQSRAGLDPSKTVWEVVSDGLDHMMVGKVEMPSRAYVAAFGFKGPDQQKPTKVLSGGERNRLNLAMTLKIGGNVILLDEPTNDLDVETLSSLENALLEFPGCAVVISHDRMFLDRVATHMLAWEGTEEDPDKWFWFEGNFEAYEKNKIDRLGAEAARPHRVTYRKLTRD comes from the coding sequence GTGGCCCAGTTCATCTACGTCCTGGAAAAGGCGCGCAAGGCGCACGGCGACAAGGTCGTGCTGGACAATGTGACGCTGAACTTCCTGCCGGGCGCCAAGATCGGTGTGGTCGGCCCGAACGGCGCCGGTAAGTCCACGCTGCTCAAGGTGATGGCGGGGCTCGAGACGCTGAGCAACGGCGATGCCAAGCTGATGCCCGGCTACACCGTCGGCATGCTCGCGCAGGAACCGCCGCTCAACGACGCGAAGACCGTCCTCGGCAACATCGAGGAGGCGGTCGCGGAGACCAAGGCCAAGCTGGAGCGGTTCAACAAGATCGCCGAGCAGATGGCCACCGACTACTCCGACGAGCTGATGGAGGAGATGGGCAAGCTCCAGGAGCAGCTGGACCACGCCGACGCGTGGGACATCGACTCGCAGCTGGAGCTGGCGATGGACGCGCTGCGCTGTCCGCCGCCGGACGCCGACGTCACCCAGCTCTCCGGTGGTGAGCGCCGCCGGGTCGCGCTGTGCAAGCTGCTGCTCGAGGCGCCCGACCTGCTGCTGCTCGACGAGCCCACCAACCACCTGGACGCGGAGAGCGTGCACTGGCTGGAGCAGCACCTGGCCAAGTACGCGGGCACCGTCATCGCGATCACCCACGACCGGTACTTCCTGGACAACGTGGCCGGCTGGATCCTCGAGCTGGACCGCGGCCGGGCGTACCCGTACGAGGGCAACTACTCGACCTACCTGGAGAAGAAGGCGCAGCGTCTCGCGGTCGAGGGCCGCAAGGACGCCAAGCTCAAGAAGCGCCTCACCGAGGAGCTCGAGTGGGTCCGGTCGAACGCCAAGGCCCGCCAGACCAAGTCGAAGTCCCGCCTCGACCGGTACGAGGAGATGGCCGCCGAGGCGGAGAAGACCCGGAAGCTGGACTTCGAGGAGATCCAGATCCCGCCGGGCCCGCGCCTGGGCAACACCGTCATCGAGGTCAGCGACCTGGTCAAGGGCTTCGACGGGCGGACCCTGATCGACCACCTGTCGTTCTCGCTGCCGCGCAACGGCATCGTCGGCATCATCGGCCCGAACGGTGTCGGTAAGACCACGCTGTTCAAGACCATCGTCGGGCTGGAGCAGCCGGACGAGGGCTCGGTGCGGATCGGTGAGACGGTCAAGCTCTCCTACGTCGACCAGAGCCGGGCCGGCCTGGACCCGAGCAAGACCGTGTGGGAGGTCGTCTCCGACGGGCTCGACCACATGATGGTCGGCAAGGTCGAGATGCCGTCCCGGGCGTACGTCGCGGCGTTCGGCTTCAAGGGCCCGGACCAGCAGAAGCCGACGAAGGTCCTCTCCGGTGGTGAGCGCAACCGGCTCAACCTGGCGATGACGCTGAAGATCGGCGGCAACGTGATCCTGCTCGACGAGCCGACCAACGACCTGGACGTGGAGACGCTCTCCAGCCTGGAGAACGCGCTGCTGGAGTTCCCCGGCTGCGCCGTGGTCATCTCCCACGACCGGATGTTCCTCGACCGGGTGGCCACCCACATGCTCGCGTGGGAGGGCACCGAGGAGGACCCGGACAAGTGGTTCTGGTTCGAGGGCAACTTCGAGGCGTACGAGAAGAACAAGATCGACCGCCTCGGCGCCGAGGCGGCTCGTCCGCACCGGGTGACCTACCGCAAGCTCACGCGTGACTGA
- a CDS encoding MFS transporter — translation MANAPEEPKPATSATEGVESATFRSLFRLREFRAIYASMVISWIGDYLSRAAVTVLVYQQTHSVLLSAISFAIGYLPWILLGPVLAALGDRYPHRRVMVFCDVFRMTLTAVLLIPGLPTPLVLLVILVASLATPPAQAARSAVLPLVVGRERLTLAIATNNTTGQAAQVTGYLIGATVAVGLDPRAALALDVCSFALSALLIATHLRARPAAVAEAHRRHLLRETGEGFQLVFGNEVLRSIAIVVFTVIAFVVVPESLAASWAAEASPDGTSQGLTQGLIMAAGPCGYVIGGLLFTRLVPAERRWRLLPLLAVGTPLVLIPILVNPPTLVAAGLILVSGMTQGAQMPALNGSFVLALPASHRARAFGVMNSGIQTSQFLAVGITGLLADRIKVPTVVGGWSVAGTVALLVVAMSWPSREKFLTAERAATPVAEHTG, via the coding sequence GTGGCCAACGCCCCGGAGGAACCCAAGCCAGCCACGTCTGCTACGGAGGGTGTCGAGAGCGCCACCTTCCGTAGCCTTTTCCGGCTGCGAGAGTTCCGGGCGATCTACGCCTCCATGGTGATCAGCTGGATCGGCGACTACCTGTCCCGGGCGGCCGTGACCGTCCTGGTCTACCAGCAGACCCACTCCGTGCTGCTCTCCGCGATCTCGTTCGCGATCGGCTACCTGCCGTGGATCCTGCTCGGTCCGGTGCTCGCCGCCCTTGGCGACCGCTACCCGCACCGCCGGGTGATGGTCTTCTGCGACGTCTTCCGGATGACGCTGACCGCGGTGCTGCTGATCCCCGGCCTGCCGACGCCGCTGGTCCTGCTGGTGATCCTGGTGGCCAGCCTGGCCACGCCGCCCGCCCAGGCGGCCCGCTCGGCGGTGCTGCCGCTGGTCGTCGGCCGGGAGCGGCTCACCCTGGCGATCGCCACCAACAACACCACCGGCCAGGCGGCCCAGGTCACCGGTTACCTGATCGGCGCCACGGTGGCCGTCGGCCTGGACCCACGGGCCGCGCTCGCCCTGGACGTGTGCAGCTTCGCCCTGTCGGCGCTGCTGATCGCCACCCACCTGCGGGCACGGCCGGCCGCGGTGGCCGAGGCGCACCGCCGGCACCTGCTGCGCGAGACCGGCGAGGGCTTCCAGCTGGTCTTCGGCAACGAGGTGCTGCGCTCGATAGCGATAGTGGTGTTCACCGTGATCGCCTTCGTCGTGGTCCCGGAGAGCCTGGCCGCCTCCTGGGCCGCCGAAGCCTCCCCGGACGGCACCTCGCAGGGCCTCACCCAGGGCCTGATCATGGCGGCCGGCCCCTGCGGCTACGTCATCGGCGGCCTGCTCTTCACCCGCCTGGTCCCCGCCGAACGCCGCTGGCGGCTGCTCCCGCTGCTGGCCGTCGGCACTCCCCTGGTGCTGATCCCGATCCTGGTCAACCCGCCGACCCTGGTGGCCGCCGGGCTGATCCTGGTGTCCGGGATGACCCAGGGTGCCCAGATGCCGGCGCTCAACGGGTCGTTCGTGCTGGCCCTGCCGGCCAGCCACCGCGCCCGGGCCTTCGGGGTGATGAACAGCGGCATCCAGACCAGCCAGTTCCTCGCGGTCGGGATCACCGGGCTGCTCGCCGACCGCATCAAGGTGCCGACAGTGGTCGGCGGCTGGAGCGTGGCCGGCACGGTGGCGCTGCTCGTGGTCGCCATGTCCTGGCCGAGCCGGGAGAAGTTCCTGACCGCCGAGCGGGCCGCCACCCCGGTGGCCGAGCACACAGGGTAG
- a CDS encoding serine/threonine-protein kinase: MSGHGLLGVPDAGAFLARLTRLDPSAPVRLRSVGGRTALWAHLPWDVLVTREVAGPGPGDATVSAGALLAVLAAGGEDLPERRDTQWRWPLPPAASQAIESVAGAELTRLAVAAAGTLREVSAGGVAGRAVGQRAVRDALLDHVALVVTPESGDPVQVSQRLVQAVARMGFLGPRDAEPATARVRRAGSWVGISAPYGVAWRQSAHKLAVMTMTTHPKG; the protein is encoded by the coding sequence ATGAGTGGGCACGGCCTGCTCGGGGTTCCCGACGCGGGCGCGTTCCTGGCCCGGCTGACCCGGCTTGACCCCTCGGCACCGGTCCGATTGCGATCAGTCGGCGGCCGGACCGCGCTCTGGGCGCACCTGCCCTGGGACGTCCTTGTCACCCGCGAGGTGGCCGGCCCCGGGCCGGGCGACGCCACGGTCTCGGCGGGCGCCCTGCTCGCCGTGCTCGCCGCCGGCGGCGAGGACCTGCCCGAGCGGCGGGACACCCAGTGGCGCTGGCCGCTGCCGCCGGCCGCGAGCCAGGCGATCGAGTCGGTCGCCGGTGCCGAGCTGACCCGGCTCGCCGTGGCGGCCGCCGGCACGCTGCGGGAGGTGTCCGCGGGCGGGGTGGCCGGCCGGGCGGTGGGGCAGCGGGCGGTCCGGGACGCGCTCCTCGATCACGTGGCGCTGGTCGTCACGCCGGAGTCCGGCGACCCGGTTCAGGTCTCCCAGCGACTCGTGCAAGCGGTTGCCCGGATGGGTTTCCTGGGTCCGCGGGACGCGGAACCGGCTACGGCGCGAGTGCGGCGAGCCGGCAGCTGGGTGGGAATTTCGGCACCATATGGAGTCGCTTGGCGACAGAGCGCCCACAAATTGGCTGTTATGACGATGACGACTCACCCGAAAGGGTGA
- a CDS encoding globin, protein MSAPVPEEVTFFTAVGGEETFRRLVDKFYEGVAQDPLLRPMYPEEDLGPAADRLALFLMQYWGGPNTYSASRGHPRLRMRHAPFRVGPAERDAWLAHMRVAVDSLGLPAELHTMLWDYLERAAYFMVNTMDPAV, encoded by the coding sequence GTGAGCGCACCAGTACCGGAAGAGGTCACCTTCTTCACCGCCGTCGGCGGCGAGGAGACGTTCCGCCGCCTCGTCGACAAGTTCTACGAGGGCGTCGCGCAGGATCCGCTGCTGCGCCCGATGTACCCGGAGGAGGACCTCGGTCCGGCCGCCGACCGGCTGGCCCTGTTCCTGATGCAGTACTGGGGCGGTCCGAACACGTACTCCGCCAGCCGCGGCCACCCCCGGCTGCGGATGCGCCACGCGCCGTTCCGGGTCGGCCCGGCCGAGCGGGACGCCTGGCTGGCGCACATGCGGGTGGCCGTCGACTCGCTCGGCCTGCCCGCCGAGCTGCACACCATGCTCTGGGACTACCTGGAGCGGGCGGCCTATTTCATGGTGAACACCATGGACCCGGCGGTCTGA
- a CDS encoding PKD domain containing protein, producing MRRRQLAVATVFLAALAGSPPPAVADIAQSAIVSSNPVDWTPHVLDGTVWSLAVVGDTVIVGGAFTKVADSSRRTTLARKNIFAFDLHDGSIRSFAPDVDGAIYSLAPGADGTVYAGGAFKTVNGVSSRGLTRLWLSSGNRDTAFRAKVNWGDVRALATRDNDLYAAGTFSAINGVGRVGLARMDAETGTVDQGFDAHLAGPGLSRTRVEHFDVTADGRKLVAVGAFLKSGGADRTQIALFDVGGASAQLTGWYTRAYEPQCMKGFDTYLRQVKFSPDGSYFVVAATGRASSAQKLCDSAARFETNRTGEQRPTWVQRTGGDSLYAVAVTGPAVYLGGHQRWFDNPYGTDGNGPGPGAVSRPGIGAVSPTTGKALSWNPTRSRGVGVRAFLTVPRGLLVGSDTDQLGKEYHGRLGMFPLD from the coding sequence ATGCGTCGTCGCCAGCTGGCCGTCGCCACAGTTTTCCTCGCCGCCCTGGCCGGCTCCCCGCCACCGGCGGTGGCCGACATCGCGCAGTCGGCGATCGTCTCCAGCAACCCGGTCGACTGGACCCCGCACGTGCTGGACGGCACCGTCTGGTCGCTCGCCGTAGTCGGCGACACGGTGATCGTCGGCGGCGCGTTCACCAAGGTCGCGGACAGCAGCCGGCGGACCACCCTGGCCCGGAAGAACATCTTCGCGTTCGACCTGCACGACGGCTCGATCCGGTCGTTCGCCCCGGACGTGGACGGCGCGATCTACTCGCTCGCGCCCGGCGCCGACGGGACCGTCTACGCCGGTGGCGCGTTCAAGACCGTGAACGGCGTCTCGTCGCGCGGGCTCACCCGGCTCTGGCTGAGCAGCGGCAACCGGGACACCGCGTTCCGCGCCAAGGTCAACTGGGGTGACGTACGCGCCCTGGCCACCCGGGACAACGACCTCTACGCGGCCGGCACGTTCTCCGCGATCAACGGTGTCGGCCGGGTCGGCCTGGCCCGGATGGACGCCGAGACCGGGACCGTCGACCAGGGCTTCGACGCTCACCTGGCCGGGCCGGGACTGAGCCGGACCCGGGTCGAGCACTTCGACGTCACCGCGGACGGGCGCAAGCTCGTCGCGGTCGGCGCTTTCCTCAAGTCCGGCGGCGCGGACCGTACGCAGATCGCGCTCTTCGACGTCGGCGGCGCCTCCGCGCAGCTCACCGGCTGGTACACCAGGGCGTACGAGCCGCAGTGCATGAAGGGCTTCGACACCTACCTGCGTCAGGTGAAGTTCTCCCCGGACGGCTCCTACTTCGTGGTCGCCGCGACCGGCCGGGCCTCCTCAGCGCAGAAACTCTGCGACTCCGCGGCGCGCTTCGAGACCAACCGGACCGGCGAGCAGCGGCCCACCTGGGTGCAGCGGACCGGCGGCGACTCGCTCTACGCCGTCGCGGTCACCGGGCCGGCCGTCTACCTGGGCGGGCACCAGCGCTGGTTCGACAACCCGTACGGCACCGACGGCAACGGCCCGGGGCCGGGCGCGGTCTCCCGCCCGGGTATCGGCGCGGTCAGCCCGACCACCGGCAAGGCGCTGTCCTGGAACCCGACCCGCTCCCGGGGCGTCGGCGTGCGCGCCTTCCTGACCGTGCCCCGCGGCCTGCTGGTCGGCTCGGACACCGACCAACTGGGCAAGGAGTACCACGGCCGGCTAGGCATGTTCCCGCTCGACTGA